In Pedobacter sp. SL55, the following proteins share a genomic window:
- a CDS encoding RrF2 family transcriptional regulator — MLSKKTKYAIKALVALGKNLDMPPMQISKIAEEERIPKKFLEQILLDLRNAGFLYSKKGAGGGYSLNKKPEDIYLVQILRLTDGPVAMLPCASLNFYHKCDECKDEVTCGIRSAFIDVRDATLKILGETSIADVIAREDNLKIEI, encoded by the coding sequence ATGCTTTCTAAAAAGACCAAATACGCCATTAAAGCGCTAGTTGCGCTGGGTAAAAACCTAGATATGCCACCTATGCAAATTTCAAAAATTGCAGAGGAAGAGCGTATTCCGAAAAAATTTTTAGAGCAAATTCTTTTAGATCTAAGAAATGCCGGGTTTCTTTACAGTAAAAAAGGTGCAGGAGGCGGCTACAGCCTTAACAAAAAGCCAGAAGATATTTACCTAGTACAAATTTTACGGTTAACGGATGGTCCAGTGGCTATGCTTCCGTGTGCTAGTTTAAACTTTTACCACAAGTGTGATGAATGTAAAGATGAGGTAACCTGCGGTATAAGAAGTGCATTTATTGATGTGCGTGATGCCACCCTTAAAATTTTGGGAGAAACCAGCATTGCCGATGTGATTGCTAGGGAAGATAACCTGAAAATCGAAATTTAA
- a CDS encoding very short patch repair endonuclease, with the protein MKKQPKYYLPLEQNAIKVPRFEESAGFYTTKERSKTMAKIKGSNSKPEILLRKALWKENIRFRIHHKRLPGRPDLVIAKYRLVIFVDGDFWHGYEWKKRKPKTNQAFWIPKIERNMQRDQFVNHSLQAMGYVVMRFWEHEVKKSLVSCVNQIKLYIETAKQGRIPERYY; encoded by the coding sequence ATGAAAAAACAGCCCAAGTATTATTTGCCTTTGGAACAAAATGCCATTAAAGTACCCCGCTTTGAAGAAAGTGCAGGTTTTTATACCACCAAAGAACGAAGCAAAACTATGGCTAAAATTAAAGGTAGCAATAGCAAACCCGAGATATTGCTTCGTAAAGCGCTGTGGAAAGAGAACATCAGATTTAGAATTCATCATAAACGTTTGCCTGGCAGACCAGATTTAGTGATAGCAAAATATCGTTTAGTAATTTTTGTGGATGGCGATTTTTGGCATGGCTACGAGTGGAAAAAGCGTAAGCCAAAAACTAATCAAGCTTTTTGGATACCCAAAATAGAGCGAAACATGCAGCGTGACCAATTTGTAAATCATAGCCTACAAGCCATGGGTTATGTGGTTATGCGTTTTTGGGAGCACGAAGTGAAGAAAAGTCTTGTATCTTGTGTAAACCAGATTAAGCTGTACATTGAAACAGCAAAGCAGGGAAGAATACCGGAGAGATATTATTGA
- a CDS encoding sensor histidine kinase gives MALTLKKIIQHRIVKHNIKYIGIGILVGISISLLIAGLNSKGISARQTFFNILFSVFISLGISNTFSLLQRYSGKFTRHFWQFILLYYVCNILGMIIGIEICYLIISFFYDVSYQPFNHAQDYRSISVIVLIVGTIMLLYHLQKRNAENVLKAKEADLIRLNQLKTQAELQALQSKINPHFLYNALNAITSLIHEDPDKAEDMTIKLSKLFRYSINSQHENFCSLQEEIEILNTYLAIEKVRFGDRIHFNLQIDENLGNVQFPRFLLQPLVENALKHGLKNTYENGILAVKIYKTHNEITVWVADNGIPFPEELIAGYGLQSTFDKLKLLYPEKHEIEMINQPEKHIKITIPLTL, from the coding sequence ATGGCACTTACCTTAAAGAAAATTATACAACACCGAATTGTTAAACATAATATCAAATACATTGGTATTGGAATTTTAGTGGGAATAAGTATAAGTCTTTTGATTGCTGGCCTAAACAGTAAAGGTATATCGGCACGACAGACTTTTTTTAACATTCTATTCAGCGTATTCATTAGCCTCGGTATATCAAACACTTTTTCGCTTTTACAAAGATACAGCGGCAAATTTACTCGCCACTTTTGGCAGTTTATACTGCTTTACTATGTTTGTAATATCCTCGGAATGATTATTGGCATAGAAATTTGCTATTTGATTATCTCATTTTTTTACGATGTTAGCTACCAACCCTTTAACCACGCACAAGACTATCGTTCAATTTCGGTGATTGTGCTTATTGTGGGCACCATAATGCTGCTGTATCATTTGCAGAAACGCAATGCAGAAAATGTACTAAAAGCTAAAGAAGCCGACCTAATTCGGCTCAATCAACTGAAAACACAGGCTGAACTGCAAGCGCTGCAATCAAAAATCAACCCTCACTTTTTATACAACGCCCTAAACGCCATTACTAGCCTTATACACGAAGATCCAGATAAGGCCGAAGACATGACCATCAAGCTTTCAAAGCTTTTCCGTTATAGTATCAATTCGCAACATGAAAACTTTTGCTCACTACAAGAAGAAATTGAAATTTTAAATACTTATTTGGCTATTGAAAAAGTGCGTTTCGGAGACCGCATTCATTTTAACCTACAGATTGACGAAAACTTGGGAAATGTCCAATTTCCTCGTTTTTTGTTACAGCCTTTAGTTGAAAATGCCCTAAAACACGGATTAAAAAATACTTACGAAAATGGAATATTAGCCGTAAAAATCTATAAAACCCACAATGAAATTACAGTTTGGGTTGCCGATAATGGCATTCCATTCCCCGAAGAGTTAATTGCCGGATATGGCCTGCAGAGCACTTTCGATAAGTTGAAATTGTTGTACCCCGAAAAGCACGAAATAGAGATGATTAACCAACCTGAGAAGCACATTAAAATAACTATTCCTTTAACTTTATGA
- a CDS encoding LytR/AlgR family response regulator transcription factor → MTWKTIIIEDEQLARQRLKRLLANYPEVDIVAEAENGQHGLELIDRHEPDLVFLDIEMPLLNGFEMLAKLNKNVPKVVFTTAYDQYAIKAFEEGSIDYLLKPIELERLGKTITKLKQTNLAKPAIAIDDLLSKIKGKTSLKTLTVKLGDRILLIKLEDIIHAQAEDKYVFLHTADGKKHLTDYTLSNLEEKLPEDFLRIHRSDIINTNHITEIRRGFNGALIFVMSNGSKVNSSRANSESLRARFDI, encoded by the coding sequence ATGACCTGGAAAACTATTATTATTGAAGACGAACAACTGGCAAGACAAAGATTAAAGAGGCTTTTGGCTAACTACCCAGAAGTGGATATAGTAGCAGAAGCCGAAAATGGCCAACATGGCCTTGAACTTATTGATAGGCATGAACCAGATTTGGTATTTTTGGATATTGAAATGCCATTACTAAACGGCTTTGAAATGTTAGCTAAGCTTAATAAAAACGTGCCGAAAGTAGTGTTTACCACCGCTTACGACCAATATGCCATCAAGGCTTTTGAAGAAGGCTCTATAGATTATTTGCTGAAACCGATAGAACTAGAAAGATTAGGAAAAACCATAACCAAACTGAAACAAACTAATTTAGCTAAACCAGCAATTGCCATTGATGATTTACTTAGCAAAATCAAAGGAAAAACTAGTTTAAAAACACTTACAGTAAAGCTTGGAGATAGAATTTTACTAATTAAACTGGAAGATATCATTCATGCACAAGCAGAAGACAAATATGTATTTTTACATACCGCCGATGGTAAAAAGCACTTAACAGACTACACGCTTTCGAATTTAGAAGAAAAGCTTCCTGAAGATTTTTTGCGCATACACCGTAGCGATATCATCAATACCAATCATATTACTGAAATTAGAAGGGGCTTTAATGGAGCACTCATTTTTGTAATGAGCAATGGATCTAAAGTAAACTCTAGCAGAGCTAACAGCGAAAGTTTACGTGCACGGTTTGATATCTAA
- a CDS encoding sensor histidine kinase, whose translation MAFNISYIISLYNTKNTLFMFLVGIIVASLFFTIEFKYMKFIVIYIVAVYFMATFISQIPIQEKFVNFIAGIILGIILLSFSRYSYYYKSSHFIQIKDLEEKNKKILILNNQKSEILSFVAHDLRAPLNNIDALSQFLLLEDSQNTEINMISSSALQAKNIINDLIEVVKTEKADISKENILLEPYLNKIIDRWTSNTTRKIEFIQRENDLSLSANASKLERVIDNLISNALKFSNPDKPINIEVGIAKDTIEINVIDFGIGIPAELQPYVFDQFSKAGRKGLQGENSLGLGLHISHKIIEQHKGELFVNSKENEGTTFTIKLPASA comes from the coding sequence ATGGCATTCAATATTAGTTACATTATTTCTTTATACAACACTAAGAATACGCTGTTTATGTTTTTGGTGGGCATTATTGTTGCCAGTTTGTTTTTTACCATAGAATTTAAATACATGAAATTTATTGTGATTTATATTGTTGCAGTTTATTTCATGGCCACTTTTATTTCGCAAATACCCATACAAGAAAAGTTTGTTAATTTTATTGCGGGTATCATTCTAGGCATCATATTACTTAGTTTTTCTAGATATAGTTACTATTACAAATCAAGTCATTTTATACAGATTAAAGATTTAGAAGAAAAGAATAAGAAAATTTTAATACTTAATAACCAAAAAAGTGAAATTCTATCTTTTGTAGCACATGATTTAAGAGCACCACTAAACAATATTGATGCGCTAAGTCAGTTTTTATTGCTAGAAGATAGCCAAAACACCGAAATTAATATGATTTCTAGTTCGGCACTGCAAGCTAAAAATATCATTAACGATTTAATTGAGGTAGTAAAAACAGAAAAGGCGGATATTTCGAAAGAAAATATACTTCTAGAACCTTATCTCAACAAAATTATCGATCGTTGGACGAGCAATACCACTAGAAAAATTGAATTTATTCAACGAGAAAATGATTTAAGCTTATCGGCAAATGCCTCAAAATTAGAACGTGTAATTGATAATTTGATTAGCAATGCGCTTAAATTTTCTAACCCAGATAAACCTATAAATATTGAGGTAGGAATTGCTAAAGATACTATAGAAATCAATGTGATAGATTTTGGAATTGGTATTCCGGCAGAGTTGCAGCCTTACGTTTTTGATCAGTTTTCTAAAGCGGGCAGAAAAGGCCTGCAAGGCGAGAACTCTTTAGGCTTAGGACTTCATATATCTCACAAAATTATAGAACAACACAAAGGAGAACTGTTTGTGAACAGTAAAGAAAACGAAGGAACTACGTTTACCATTAAACTTCCCGCTAGCGCCTAA
- a CDS encoding ATP-dependent helicase translates to MDMVFQLAPNLATNTVFIVDEASMIADEWNTQSGSSFLADLLEFVFQPAPDGAPKNCYLLFVGDTAQLPPVGSVDSPALNPAYLNSNFHLDVTCIELTEVVRQEKKSGILANATMLRDLVNSYDEEPQFPKFITKGFKDIFRMTGIKFVEGLEYAYSKYGLENCLVVCRSNKSANIYNNQIRARLLYRDEELSGGDYIMVVRNNYFWLPDDNETAFIANGDMAKIIRVRREEERYGFRFAEVQLELVDFPDVGAITCKVLLDTLQIESPNLPYEASKKLYESLLLDYEHIANRKERLLAIKQDPYYNALQIKFAYAVTCHKAQGGQWDAVFVDQGFLTEDMIDLDFMRWLYTAVTRAKKELFLVNFGKDLFAEKIEEEY, encoded by the coding sequence ATGGATATGGTTTTTCAACTGGCACCAAACTTAGCAACCAATACGGTTTTTATTGTAGATGAAGCTTCGATGATTGCCGACGAATGGAATACGCAAAGTGGTTCTTCTTTTTTGGCAGATTTACTAGAATTTGTATTTCAGCCGGCACCAGATGGAGCACCTAAAAATTGTTACTTGCTTTTTGTTGGCGATACAGCTCAGCTTCCGCCAGTTGGTAGTGTAGATAGTCCGGCCTTAAATCCAGCATATCTAAACAGTAATTTTCATTTAGATGTAACCTGTATAGAACTTACAGAGGTGGTTAGGCAAGAGAAAAAATCAGGCATTTTAGCGAATGCTACTATGTTGCGAGATTTGGTAAATAGCTATGATGAAGAGCCCCAATTTCCTAAATTTATTACCAAGGGTTTTAAAGATATCTTTAGAATGACAGGTATAAAGTTTGTAGAAGGTTTGGAGTATGCTTACAGTAAGTATGGTTTAGAAAACTGTTTGGTGGTGTGTAGGTCTAATAAATCTGCCAATATTTACAATAACCAAATTAGAGCTAGACTATTGTATAGAGATGAAGAATTAAGTGGTGGAGATTATATTATGGTAGTACGCAACAACTATTTTTGGTTGCCAGATGATAATGAAACTGCATTTATTGCCAATGGCGATATGGCCAAAATCATTAGGGTTAGGAGAGAAGAAGAACGTTACGGCTTTAGATTTGCCGAGGTTCAGTTAGAGTTGGTAGATTTTCCTGATGTGGGTGCCATTACCTGTAAAGTTTTGTTAGATACCCTGCAAATAGAAAGCCCAAATTTACCCTACGAAGCGAGTAAGAAGCTATACGAAAGCTTGTTGTTAGATTACGAGCACATTGCAAACAGAAAAGAACGCTTATTGGCTATAAAGCAAGACCCTTATTACAACGCCTTGCAAATTAAATTTGCTTATGCAGTTACTTGCCATAAAGCACAAGGTGGCCAATGGGATGCTGTTTTTGTAGACCAAGGTTTTTTAACTGAAGATATGATTGATTTGGATTTTATGCGCTGGCTATATACTGCCGTAACGAGGGCTAAAAAAGAGCTTTTTTTGGTGAATTTTGGGAAAGACTTATTTGCCGAAAAGATAGAAGAGGAGTATTAG
- a CDS encoding AAA family ATPase, whose amino-acid sequence MDRASLIAQSYPFAPTKEQLKFCEQAAAFLSRPNEDACFVLKGYAGTGKTTSVAALVKALPKFGLKSALLAPTGRAAKVMSNYTQQKALTIHKKIYRKKVL is encoded by the coding sequence ATGGACAGAGCCAGCCTAATTGCCCAATCGTATCCTTTCGCACCCACCAAAGAACAGCTAAAGTTTTGTGAGCAGGCTGCTGCTTTTTTAAGCAGGCCAAATGAGGATGCTTGCTTTGTGCTAAAGGGCTATGCCGGAACTGGAAAAACCACATCGGTAGCGGCATTAGTAAAGGCTTTACCAAAATTTGGTTTAAAATCTGCCTTGCTAGCGCCAACTGGTAGAGCAGCCAAAGTAATGAGTAACTATACGCAACAAAAAGCTTTAACCATCCATAAAAAAATCTACAGAAAAAAAGTGCTGTAA
- a CDS encoding DUF3822 family protein, translated as MSNNSILLIDPNFDPANSANLSLLVKIGADTFSYVIIDQERKFVHAVYDEQECEDGYEKLKERLKNDTYLNLKYETVKIATHTQNVVYVPQELFNENEIALYTKFFADADSQNIYVQPSLQQNIYTVFSLPYSIEKIVNHNWQQSIKLEQNAGLLELAVQFDKETLIIDFTVGSFQFVYIKNNNIAFNQNYQFEDTEELTYFILLIVNQLNINMKQVAVNVCGIINDGDNKWSLLTQYFDKVEILTLVSDLDTTILDDMPAHYYTSLLALQTCG; from the coding sequence ATGAGTAACAACAGCATTTTATTAATTGACCCTAACTTTGACCCAGCCAACAGTGCTAATTTAAGCTTGTTAGTTAAAATTGGAGCCGATACGTTTTCTTACGTTATTATTGACCAGGAGCGTAAATTTGTTCATGCAGTTTACGACGAACAGGAATGTGAGGATGGTTACGAAAAACTGAAAGAACGTTTAAAAAATGATACTTATCTTAATCTGAAGTACGAAACCGTAAAAATTGCCACACATACGCAAAATGTAGTTTATGTACCTCAAGAGCTCTTCAACGAAAATGAAATAGCACTTTACACTAAGTTTTTTGCCGATGCAGACTCTCAAAACATATATGTACAACCAAGCCTGCAACAAAATATTTATACGGTATTTTCGCTGCCCTATTCTATAGAAAAAATAGTTAACCACAATTGGCAGCAAAGTATTAAACTAGAACAAAATGCTGGTTTACTTGAATTGGCTGTACAATTTGATAAAGAAACCCTTATTATTGACTTTACTGTAGGTTCTTTTCAATTCGTTTACATCAAAAATAATAACATAGCTTTTAACCAAAACTATCAATTTGAAGATACAGAAGAACTTACCTATTTTATTTTGCTTATCGTTAACCAATTAAATATCAATATGAAGCAAGTTGCGGTAAACGTTTGTGGAATTATTAATGATGGCGATAACAAATGGAGCTTGTTGACACAATACTTTGACAAAGTTGAAATATTGACCCTTGTTTCTGATTTAGACACCACTATTTTAGATGATATGCCTGCCCATTATTACACCAGTTTACTTGCACTACAAACATGCGGATAG
- a CDS encoding RsmD family RNA methyltransferase → MRIVGGRLKGIQFQAPAKLPVRPTTDMAKEALFNILLNSYDFEECKILDLFTGTGNISIEFASRNAQSITSVDKHPACVAWLKSVKEKHQLVSIDIRKADVFKFLTQSTEKYDIIFADPPYDLPNIPLLPQLVHQHQLLNQNGVLVVEHPSMLKLEQQPGYTETRKYGYSSFSFFTS, encoded by the coding sequence ATGCGGATAGTTGGCGGAAGATTAAAGGGCATACAATTTCAGGCGCCAGCAAAACTTCCTGTGAGGCCTACTACAGATATGGCAAAAGAGGCCCTATTCAACATCTTGTTAAATAGTTACGATTTTGAAGAATGCAAAATACTAGATCTATTTACCGGTACGGGAAACATCAGCATAGAATTTGCCTCTCGCAATGCACAAAGCATTACTTCGGTTGATAAACATCCGGCTTGTGTGGCTTGGTTAAAATCTGTGAAAGAAAAACATCAACTAGTTTCAATAGATATTCGCAAAGCTGATGTTTTTAAATTCTTGACGCAAAGCACCGAAAAATACGATATTATTTTTGCCGATCCGCCTTACGATTTACCCAACATCCCTTTATTGCCACAATTAGTACATCAACATCAATTACTTAACCAAAATGGAGTTTTAGTGGTAGAGCACCCATCAATGTTAAAACTAGAGCAACAACCAGGATATACCGAAACAAGAAAATACGGTTATTCATCGTTTAGCTTTTTTACTTCTTAA
- the coaD gene encoding pantetheine-phosphate adenylyltransferase: MKIALFPGSFDPITIAHVDIVERSLPLFDKIVIGIGLNSSKQNFLSAEKREEIVKSIFVNDANVEIQTYQGLTIDFAKKIGATYMVRGIRSASDFEYERAIAQINKTMMPDVETIILLSRPEYTAISSTIVRDILRNNGDVSQFVPKEALTFL, from the coding sequence ATGAAAATCGCTTTATTTCCAGGTTCATTTGATCCAATTACCATTGCCCACGTAGATATCGTAGAAAGATCATTGCCTTTGTTCGATAAAATTGTGATTGGTATTGGCTTAAACAGTTCTAAGCAAAATTTTTTATCTGCCGAGAAAAGAGAGGAAATTGTGAAAAGCATTTTTGTTAACGATGCTAACGTAGAAATACAGACTTATCAGGGCCTAACCATTGATTTTGCAAAAAAAATTGGAGCTACTTATATGGTAAGAGGTATTAGATCGGCATCAGATTTTGAGTACGAAAGAGCCATTGCCCAAATTAACAAAACAATGATGCCCGACGTAGAAACCATCATTTTATTGAGCAGGCCAGAATATACCGCCATAAGTTCTACAATTGTGAGAGATATTTTGAGAAATAATGGCGATGTAAGTCAGTTTGTACCTAAAGAAGCTTTGACTTTTCTTTAG
- a CDS encoding RNA polymerase sigma factor: MLETQKAFLKQINHNKGIIHKISKMYMDNALDQEDLFQEIVMQLWKAYPSFKGKSKFSTWMYRVALNTAIVFFKKENRKIDKTPLQEQIDIADINDSADKEEKLAYLYKAVQELNQIEKALIFLFLENQSHKEIAQNLGISEVNARVKLNRTKEKLQQIIKNNGYEF, translated from the coding sequence ATGCTCGAAACCCAAAAGGCATTCTTAAAACAAATCAACCACAACAAAGGAATTATCCATAAGATAAGTAAAATGTATATGGATAATGCTTTAGATCAAGAAGATTTATTTCAAGAGATTGTAATGCAGCTTTGGAAGGCCTATCCTTCTTTTAAAGGAAAAAGTAAATTTTCTACTTGGATGTACAGAGTAGCCTTAAATACAGCTATAGTTTTTTTTAAAAAAGAAAATAGAAAGATAGACAAAACACCTTTACAAGAACAAATAGATATTGCAGACATTAATGATAGCGCTGATAAAGAAGAAAAGCTGGCTTACCTGTACAAAGCGGTGCAAGAACTAAACCAAATTGAAAAAGCGTTGATATTTCTGTTTCTGGAAAACCAATCGCACAAAGAAATTGCACAAAACTTAGGTATTAGCGAAGTAAATGCCAGAGTTAAATTAAATAGAACCAAAGAAAAATTACAACAAATCATTAAAAATAACGGCTATGAATTTTGA
- a CDS encoding T9SS type A sorting domain-containing protein: MRKLYLSAAFLLLLGIGANAQTKRYVKPGGTGDGSTWAAASGNLQAMINASAVNDEVWVAEGTYVPTEKIDASGGVRDVSFILKADVKIYGGLAEGAIDLLGRNFVANASILSGDLGASGKAYHVVVSKGSSNNAVVDGFTIQDGLGDVNASLAGIVKNQGAAINISNEETSVLFKNLVIKNNVTSATNNGGAGVYLKLNNASNCTFENVVFDTNESVSASGGGIYFTNTTGNPTLTILNSKMFTNKGTGGAAVYILGNVGNVPQLRIFNSIFAENYATNTSTTAGAVYCGTNTNTVIVNATFYKNYSVNGGVSFNNSSGVSLGVYNTLFNANRKGISETTAPVDIRYIAGAMLDLRSNLFQVTPIEGTSPAFKNTVDPNPANLFLSTTANDVNFLKLVEGAATEKGDNQYITNYFITKDLAGDTRIKHTNVDLGAYEYQGTLPVALTSFTAKKSNTNVQLQWKVATEFNNEKFVVEHSSDLVSFKKLTEVLSKGDTQNALVYNFTDHNPISGNNYYRLSQVDKDGSEKVLGVEVVKFDFSKLEVTSYPNPAKDFIKLNIGVEEDYAKVKLISLSGQTLLSKKIATTGTIYLDIRNVKSGNYILQVESGQRISVHKMIVLK, from the coding sequence ATGAGAAAACTCTACTTATCGGCAGCATTTTTATTATTGCTGGGAATTGGTGCAAATGCACAAACCAAACGTTATGTAAAACCTGGCGGAACTGGCGACGGAAGCACTTGGGCTGCTGCTTCTGGCAATTTACAAGCGATGATCAATGCTTCGGCAGTAAATGATGAGGTGTGGGTGGCAGAAGGAACCTATGTGCCTACCGAAAAGATAGATGCCAGTGGTGGCGTACGTGATGTCTCGTTTATCCTTAAAGCCGATGTAAAGATTTATGGCGGTTTAGCTGAGGGTGCCATAGATTTGCTCGGCAGGAACTTTGTGGCCAATGCCAGTATTTTAAGTGGCGACTTGGGCGCTTCGGGAAAAGCCTACCACGTGGTGGTTTCTAAAGGAAGTTCTAATAATGCAGTGGTGGATGGTTTTACAATTCAAGATGGTTTGGGTGATGTAAATGCCAGTTTGGCCGGTATTGTCAAAAACCAAGGGGCGGCCATTAATATCTCAAACGAGGAAACTTCGGTATTGTTCAAGAACCTCGTGATCAAAAATAATGTGACTTCAGCAACCAATAATGGTGGCGCTGGAGTTTATCTTAAACTGAACAATGCTTCAAATTGTACCTTCGAAAATGTAGTGTTTGATACCAACGAATCAGTTTCAGCTAGCGGAGGTGGTATTTATTTTACCAATACAACTGGAAATCCCACACTGACGATATTGAACTCCAAAATGTTTACCAACAAAGGAACCGGTGGAGCAGCTGTATATATTTTGGGTAATGTCGGTAATGTTCCGCAGTTACGTATATTCAATTCTATTTTTGCTGAGAATTACGCAACTAATACCAGTACAACGGCTGGTGCGGTTTATTGTGGGACGAATACAAATACGGTAATTGTGAATGCAACCTTTTATAAAAATTACAGTGTAAATGGAGGAGTTTCATTTAATAATTCAAGCGGTGTAAGCTTAGGTGTTTACAATACGCTGTTTAATGCCAATAGAAAAGGTATTAGCGAAACCACAGCCCCAGTAGATATTAGGTATATTGCCGGAGCGATGCTAGATTTAAGGTCTAATTTATTTCAGGTAACCCCAATAGAGGGGACCAGTCCTGCATTTAAGAATACCGTTGATCCCAATCCGGCTAATCTATTCTTGAGCACCACCGCCAATGATGTGAACTTCCTAAAATTGGTAGAAGGTGCAGCCACCGAAAAAGGAGATAACCAATATATCACAAACTATTTTATAACCAAAGATTTGGCTGGTGATACCCGAATTAAACATACTAACGTAGATTTGGGGGCTTATGAATACCAAGGTACACTACCTGTAGCATTAACAAGTTTTACAGCGAAAAAGTCAAATACCAATGTGCAGTTGCAATGGAAAGTAGCTACAGAATTTAATAACGAAAAATTTGTTGTAGAACATAGTTCAGACTTAGTAAGTTTTAAAAAATTGACTGAGGTTTTATCTAAAGGCGATACGCAAAATGCCCTAGTTTATAATTTTACCGACCATAATCCAATATCGGGAAATAATTACTACAGACTATCTCAGGTTGATAAAGATGGATCTGAAAAAGTTTTGGGAGTTGAAGTTGTAAAATTTGATTTTTCAAAATTAGAGGTTACCAGTTATCCAAATCCAGCAAAAGATTTTATAAAACTAAACATAGGTGTCGAAGAAGATTATGCAAAGGTAAAATTAATCTCTTTATCAGGACAGACCTTGTTGTCTAAAAAAATAGCAACAACAGGTACTATCTATTTAGATATTAGAAATGTAAAATCGGGTAATTACATTCTTCAAGTAGAAAGTGGACAGCGAATTTCGGTACATAAAATGATTGTTCTTAAATGA